The following are encoded together in the Streptomyces sp. NBC_00358 genome:
- a CDS encoding dihydrolipoyl dehydrogenase family protein — translation MTETESIAYDVVVLGAGPVGENVADRARAAGLSTAVVESELVGGECSYWACMPSKALLRPAIARADARRVPGLSQAVQGPLDAPAVLAHRDYYTSNWKDDGQLAWLDGIGADFYRGHGRLDGSRTVTVDGPDGERRVLTARHAVAVCTGTRALLPDLPGLAQVKPWTSREATSAHAVPGRLIVVGGGVVAAEMATAWQALGSQVTLLVRGKGLLPRMEPFAGELVAEALAEAGADVRTGTSVTAVSREGSTVVALTDTGDRIEADEILFATGRAPRTDDLGLDTVGLEPGKWIEVDDSLRVIGSEWLYAVGDVNHRALLTHQGKYQARIAGAAIAARAAGVPLLETDPWGAHAATADHASVPQCVFTDPEAAAVGLSLAEAEQAGHRVRAVDVDMASVAGAGLYADGYRGKARMVVDLDREVVVGLTLVGPGVGELIHSATVAVVGEVPIDRLWHAVPSYPTVSEVWLRLLEAYRDA, via the coding sequence ATGACGGAAACGGAATCCATCGCCTACGACGTCGTGGTGCTCGGTGCCGGGCCCGTGGGGGAGAACGTCGCCGACCGCGCCCGCGCCGCCGGCCTCTCCACCGCGGTCGTGGAGAGCGAACTGGTCGGCGGCGAGTGCTCGTACTGGGCGTGCATGCCCAGCAAGGCACTCCTCCGCCCGGCCATCGCCCGCGCCGACGCCCGCCGGGTACCCGGCCTCTCCCAGGCGGTGCAAGGTCCCCTCGACGCCCCCGCGGTGCTCGCCCACCGCGACTACTACACCTCGAACTGGAAGGACGACGGCCAGCTCGCCTGGCTGGACGGCATCGGAGCCGACTTCTACCGCGGGCACGGCCGGCTCGACGGATCGCGCACCGTGACGGTCGACGGGCCCGACGGTGAGCGACGGGTGCTGACCGCCCGGCACGCGGTCGCGGTCTGCACCGGCACCCGCGCCCTGCTCCCCGACCTGCCGGGGCTCGCCCAGGTCAAGCCGTGGACGAGCCGCGAGGCCACCAGCGCGCACGCCGTGCCCGGTCGGCTGATCGTGGTGGGCGGCGGCGTGGTCGCGGCCGAGATGGCCACGGCCTGGCAGGCACTCGGCTCCCAGGTCACGCTCCTGGTCCGCGGCAAGGGCCTGCTGCCCCGCATGGAGCCCTTCGCCGGGGAACTGGTGGCCGAGGCGCTGGCCGAGGCGGGCGCCGACGTACGCACCGGCACCTCCGTGACCGCCGTCTCGCGCGAGGGCTCGACCGTGGTCGCCCTCACGGACACCGGTGACCGCATCGAGGCCGACGAGATCCTCTTCGCCACCGGCCGCGCGCCCCGCACCGACGACCTGGGCCTCGACACGGTCGGCCTGGAGCCGGGCAAGTGGATCGAGGTCGACGACAGCCTCCGGGTCATCGGCAGCGAGTGGCTGTACGCGGTCGGCGACGTCAACCACCGCGCCCTGCTCACCCATCAGGGCAAGTACCAGGCCCGGATCGCGGGCGCCGCCATCGCCGCCCGCGCCGCCGGGGTGCCGCTGCTGGAGACGGACCCCTGGGGCGCGCACGCCGCGACCGCCGACCACGCGTCCGTCCCGCAGTGCGTCTTCACCGACCCCGAGGCGGCGGCCGTGGGCCTCTCCCTCGCGGAGGCGGAGCAGGCCGGTCACCGGGTCCGGGCCGTGGACGTCGACATGGCCTCGGTCGCGGGCGCGGGACTCTACGCGGACGGCTACCGGGGCAAGGCCCGCATGGTCGTCGACCTCGACCGCGAGGTCGTCGTCGGTCTGACACTGGTCGGCCCCGGCGTCGGCGAACTGATCCACTCCGCGACGGTCGCCGTCGTCGGCGAGGTGCCGATCGACCGCCTGTGGCACGCCGTCCCGTCCTACCCGACGGTCAGCGAGGTGTGGCTGAGGCTCCTGGAGGCGTACCGGGACGCGTGA
- the trxA gene encoding thioredoxin, whose product MSSTVELTKENFDQTVTDNEFVLIDFWASWCGPCRQFAPVYEKAAEANPDLVFAKVDTEAQPELAAAFDIQSIPTLMIVRDQVAIFAQPGALPAAALDDVIGQARKLDMDEVRKSVAAQQAQGTE is encoded by the coding sequence ATGAGCAGCACCGTTGAGCTCACCAAGGAGAACTTCGACCAGACGGTCACGGACAACGAGTTCGTCCTGATCGACTTCTGGGCGTCCTGGTGCGGGCCGTGCCGTCAGTTCGCCCCGGTCTACGAGAAGGCCGCGGAGGCCAACCCCGACCTGGTCTTCGCCAAGGTCGACACGGAGGCGCAGCCCGAGCTGGCGGCCGCCTTCGACATCCAGTCGATTCCGACCCTGATGATCGTCCGCGATCAGGTCGCGATCTTCGCCCAGCCCGGGGCGCTGCCCGCCGCCGCGCTGGACGACGTCATCGGGCAGGCCCGGAAGCTGGACATGGACGAGGTCCGCAAGTCGGTCGCGGCCCAGCAGGCCCAGGGCACCGAGTAG
- a CDS encoding 4-hydroxybenzoate 3-monooxygenase — protein MRTTVGIIGGGPAGLLLARLLHRTGIGCVVLESRTRAYVERRQRAGMLEQGTVDALRACGAGERLDAEGLVHRGIELRFEGERHHVDFPGLTGGRTVTIYAQTEIVKDLVALQLEDGPPLLFEAEALAVEKPESGTPVVRFLHEGRERTLSCDWVVGCDGSHGIARSAFPAGTSRSYAHDYPYSWLGILADVPPSCEELIYARGATGFALHSMRSPSVSRLYLQVPNGTDTADWPDGRVWDELAARFSVDGDWRLERGPVTAKSVTPMRSWVHEPMRHGRLFLAGDAAHIVPPTGAKGLNLAVSDVRVLARGFAELHRTGSTELLDLYSELALERVWQATRFSYDMTKMLHAQPDGDAFEHRMQLARLRRITASRPAAAELAANYTGLPLAPTGRDLPGPAGDQ, from the coding sequence ATGCGGACCACGGTCGGCATCATCGGCGGCGGCCCGGCAGGGCTTCTGCTGGCCCGGCTGCTGCACCGGACGGGGATCGGCTGTGTCGTCCTGGAGAGCCGGACCCGCGCGTACGTGGAGCGGCGCCAGCGGGCCGGCATGCTGGAGCAGGGCACGGTCGACGCGCTGCGCGCCTGCGGAGCGGGCGAGCGGCTGGACGCGGAGGGCCTGGTCCACCGCGGCATCGAGCTGCGCTTCGAGGGCGAGCGCCACCACGTCGACTTCCCCGGGCTCACCGGCGGCCGCACCGTCACGATCTATGCCCAGACGGAGATCGTGAAGGATCTCGTCGCTCTCCAACTCGAAGACGGACCACCCCTGTTGTTCGAGGCCGAGGCGCTCGCGGTGGAGAAGCCGGAGAGTGGCACCCCCGTCGTGCGGTTCCTGCACGAGGGGCGGGAGCGGACGCTGAGCTGTGACTGGGTGGTGGGCTGCGACGGCTCCCACGGCATCGCGCGCTCCGCGTTCCCGGCCGGCACGAGCCGCTCGTACGCGCACGACTACCCGTACTCCTGGCTCGGCATCCTCGCCGACGTGCCCCCCTCCTGCGAGGAGTTGATCTACGCCCGGGGCGCCACCGGCTTCGCCCTGCACAGCATGCGCTCCCCGTCGGTGTCGCGGCTCTACCTCCAGGTCCCGAACGGCACCGACACCGCCGACTGGCCCGACGGACGGGTCTGGGACGAACTGGCCGCGCGGTTCTCGGTCGACGGGGACTGGCGGCTGGAACGCGGCCCCGTCACCGCCAAGTCGGTCACCCCGATGCGCAGTTGGGTGCACGAACCGATGCGTCACGGGCGGCTCTTCCTGGCCGGGGACGCCGCGCACATCGTGCCGCCGACCGGTGCGAAGGGGCTCAATCTCGCGGTGTCCGACGTACGGGTCCTGGCACGCGGCTTCGCCGAACTGCACCGCACCGGGTCGACCGAACTCCTCGACCTCTACTCGGAGTTGGCCCTCGAACGGGTGTGGCAGGCGACGCGCTTCTCGTACGACATGACTAAGATGTTGCACGCTCAACCAGATGGGGATGCCTTCGAACACCGGATGCAGCTCGCGCGACTGCGCCGGATCACGGCGTCCCGCCCCGCCGCCGCCGAACTGGCCGCGAACTACACGGGACTTCCGCTCGCCCCGACCGGTCGGGACCTGCCGGGTCCCGCTGGTGATCAGTGA
- a CDS encoding aldehyde dehydrogenase family protein: MPLLDPTTWQSRPLSGDEYTVTEPATGEGLGTVTLAAAEDIATAARTSRAAQTAWATTPHFARAAVLRRAGDLFATHADELREWIVRESGSIPGKADFELHVAAQECYEAAALASRPTGQVLPSEAPRLSYTRRVPVGVVGVIAPFNAPLILSIRSVAPALALGNGVVLKPDPRTAVCGGLALAAVFAAAGLPDGLLQVLPGGPDAGRALVADPLVPVISFTGSTAAGRAVGEAAGRHLKRAHLELGGNSALVVLADADLDAVISTAAWGSFFHQGQICMTTGRHLVHASLYEEYVERLAAKADSLAVGDPHREQVHLGPIIDDAQLAKIRGLVESSTASGAKLAAGGTHDRLFYRPTVLAGVDDATPAYAEEVFGPVAPVRSFGTLEEAAALASAGPYGLSLGIVTRDTALGLELADRIPTGIAHINDQTVNDEAVAPFGGTAASGTGARFGGEANLDAFTDIRWTTVRGDVAGYPF; the protein is encoded by the coding sequence ATGCCGTTGCTCGACCCCACGACCTGGCAGTCCCGCCCCCTGTCGGGCGATGAGTACACCGTCACCGAGCCCGCCACCGGCGAGGGCCTCGGTACCGTCACGCTCGCCGCCGCCGAGGACATCGCGACGGCCGCGCGGACCTCTCGCGCCGCGCAGACCGCGTGGGCCACGACCCCGCACTTCGCGCGCGCCGCCGTACTGCGCAGGGCCGGGGACCTGTTCGCCACGCACGCCGACGAACTGCGCGAGTGGATCGTGCGGGAGTCCGGCTCCATCCCCGGCAAGGCGGACTTCGAGCTGCACGTCGCCGCCCAGGAGTGCTACGAGGCGGCGGCCCTCGCCTCGCGCCCGACGGGCCAGGTCCTGCCCTCGGAGGCGCCCCGCCTGTCGTACACGCGCCGTGTCCCGGTCGGTGTCGTGGGTGTGATCGCGCCCTTCAACGCGCCGCTGATCCTCTCGATCCGCTCGGTCGCCCCGGCACTCGCGCTCGGCAACGGCGTCGTGCTGAAGCCGGATCCGCGCACGGCCGTGTGCGGCGGCCTCGCGCTCGCCGCCGTCTTCGCCGCGGCGGGACTTCCGGACGGGCTGCTGCAGGTACTGCCCGGTGGCCCCGACGCCGGCCGCGCCCTGGTCGCCGACCCGCTCGTACCGGTCATCTCCTTCACCGGCTCGACCGCGGCGGGGCGTGCGGTCGGTGAGGCGGCGGGCCGCCATCTCAAGCGCGCGCACCTGGAGTTGGGCGGGAACTCCGCCCTGGTCGTCCTCGCGGACGCCGATCTCGACGCGGTCATCTCCACGGCGGCCTGGGGCTCGTTCTTCCACCAGGGCCAGATCTGCATGACAACCGGCCGCCACCTGGTCCACGCCTCGCTCTACGAGGAGTACGTCGAACGGCTCGCCGCCAAGGCCGACTCACTGGCCGTCGGCGACCCGCACCGCGAACAGGTGCACCTCGGTCCCATCATCGACGACGCCCAACTCGCCAAGATCCGGGGGCTGGTGGAGTCCAGCACGGCGAGCGGCGCGAAGCTCGCGGCGGGCGGTACGCACGACCGGCTCTTCTACCGGCCGACGGTGCTCGCCGGGGTCGACGACGCGACCCCGGCGTACGCGGAGGAGGTCTTCGGCCCGGTCGCCCCGGTCCGTTCCTTCGGCACCCTGGAGGAGGCGGCGGCCCTCGCGTCCGCGGGACCCTACGGCCTCTCCCTGGGCATCGTCACCCGGGACACCGCGCTCGGCCTCGAACTCGCCGACCGTATCCCGACCGGTATCGCCCACATCAACGACCAGACCGTCAACGACGAGGCCGTCGCGCCCTTCGGCGGTACCGCCGCCTCCGGCACCGGCGCCCGCTTCGGCGGCGAGGCCAATCTGGACGCCTTCACCGACATACGGTGGACGACGGTGCGCGGCGACGTGGCGGGGTACCCGTTCTAG